The following DNA comes from Papaver somniferum cultivar HN1 chromosome 4, ASM357369v1, whole genome shotgun sequence.
tctctttccAAAACAAAATGTCTATCTTCATGCCTAATATCATGGAGAAAGATGCTATCGAGGATGTCGGGAAGGGGTTGATTGGTATATTAGAATACTCAACTCCTGATGTACGAATTCCTTTGACCTCACTCTCATTTTGATATTCGTTAGATCTTAGTACTCACATTTATTCATTTTTGTATTCTTTGCAGAATTGTGTATGTTGATGCCTAATATCATGGAGAAATATACTTTTGATGTCGTATACGAGCGAGATgttgattattaatttttttatacTTTTAGGACTGCAGGAAGGTGATGGTAGTCTGCCTCAAGTGAATGGTGTATTGATGGTACTGCCTTTACGTATTACTTGATATGCAATCATCAATTGTCTTGGATACAATAAAATTGTTCTTTAATTGGTAGGGTTTAGATCATGTGGATGTGGCTCTTAAGAAACTTTTGCACGGGGTAAATGGTGTTCTCCGTCGTAATACAGTCATGGCAATGTGTTTCTCTTTTTCTTAATGTTATATGTGTATTGCATGGTTTGGATTTATGACAGGGAAACTGAAAATTTGTGGGCTACCAGAAGAACAGTTCTGCGAGCAAGCATTTGTTCGTTATACGAAGCAAGATTTGTTGTACTTTCATGGTAAtgaattttgatttgattttgtaaaACATAGTTTCTGTAATGAGGATTAAATGTGCCTTTCGCAATTATGAATCACCATCTAAATTATATTTGATGGTGTCACAGGTGTGAGTGTGACGAGACTGAGCATGGCCTTCTGTGGTACCACGAGATGGGAGTATAGACCACGTAGAAATTATGTAAGTAGATATTTGCACATAATGAAATGTGTTCCTTAGATTGTTACTAATTAATACTATCGCGAGGTATTTAACCATTCAATAATGTTTTATCATGAAAATTGAAATATACTGGAAACTTGAATTGTGTGGAACATTACCTCTACTTGCAGGGTTCTCCTCTAATTTGAGTAAATACATGATTTGCTTCTATGTTCGTTGTATTTTTGCTGAAATGTAAACATTGAAGCATCTGTCTGCTTTCTATGTTCATTGTATttttgctgaattgaaaacattgaagCATCTGTCTGCTTTctgatttttggatttttggtaATGCAGTTCTAGATTTTTAATTTATCTCACCGCGGTGTAACTTTGCAGGCGAGGAGTAATTTCTCTGAACCAAATGGTAAACGTGGTGAACAAAAGTGAAAGACATAATAAGTGCCAGCCCTTGAAAATGCTAATCTTTCATTTTCAGATTACAGATTACTTCTTGCAGTTGTAACATTTTTTTTCCGTTTTGATTGAAAATAGTGATGGGGAAAGCGAAGGTGACAAGCGTGATGACGATGAATAAGGATCAATACGCGGAGATTGGACACCACAATCCTCAAGAGAATAAAGAAACAAATGTCTTCTGGTGATCACATGAACATGGTTCATGTTTCAAATGACGCCGTCTTTTCTGTTGAAAAATGTGGCACAAACTATCCCTTggattaaagggctgaaactaAAGTAGTTACATTAATGGCGATTTGTAGTTCATTTTTTTCAAATCTTACCACGAGTGAGTTGGGGGGAGTTTGATGTATTTtggatcttggggattttgagggagtgtaagatagtatagggagtttgagagagttcggtgttttgagtgtagggagtttgagagactctcccaaaatctcaaCTCTTTTGGGAGATTTGGAATAAGGCAAAAATATACTGTAAACTCCTCAGAACTCCACAAAAAAGcccaactccctagcattctaatttttaccactaacagggagtttaagagtttctttcaaactcctccACAACTAACGGGGTTGTCTAGgtagtttgggagactcttctaaaccctcccacgactaacggggattttgagagactctttGAAACTCCCCACAACTAACAGGAAAAAACTCAACTACACCAAACTCCCTCAACTCCCTTGAAGACTAACACCctgttaactgttattgatctGGATATCATCATTTTGAATAATTTAGGTGGCATAGATTATTATCAATTATCAAATTATTTTCTTCAGTCTCTTCTCTTAAACTTATTACCATGTTCTTCATGCTAAatttaccatgtttttttttaaataggttGCATATTCAATGATGACAGAATAAAAACGACAACCCTTTCTGTGATAAGCTTAAGCTCGTGCAAAGCAAGGGCGAGACACTAGTAATATCtaataaaaaattcaaaatattttctGGTTACTTTATTATGTACGTTATAATCTTAATTAAAATACCATGAATATCTGAGAAAATATTTTCCATTGTCAAAATAAATATCAGTGTTGTTCTATGGATATGTTTTCATTCTCTTTATTCCACTCATCCCACATTTTATTTGCTATACTATCTCGCCACTGGTTTACTGCGCGGATGACCCGTTACTTGGTCTTCATGTCAaacaaaagaagaggaaaaaaaatcgtactctcaaaaacaaatattcccCAAGTTTCTAAGTCTCCTAAAATATCACAATATCACCTCTCGGggagagatttctaccatgcctattttattaaaaaagcctctccaaatctctgaaaacaacaaatcaatgactttcaattTTCATTAGAATAACATGGTATTGTagtgactcttatgaaatcctaatccaataacatggagtttcaTAGGATTATAATAACATAAAAAGTTCTCTgaccaataacaagagacattaggAGACACTCCAAAAATCTCTATGGACGAACAATAGATTTGGAAACTTTCCAGAAGCCATTTGAAATCTCATTTACCTACCCCTTTGTAAAGTTAGTCCATAGAGATATTTGGAGAGtctcctaatgtctcttattagTGGTTAaaaactccatgttattggattaggatttcataagagtcactcCATCCAACACCCATGTTAT
Coding sequences within:
- the LOC113276356 gene encoding uncharacterized protein LOC113276356, producing MCIAWFGFMTGKLKICGLPEEQFCEQAFVRYTKQDLLYFHGVSVTRLSMAFCGTTRWEYRPRRNYARSNFSEPNVMGKAKVTSVMTMNKDQYAEIGHHNPQENKETNVFW